One genomic region from Drosophila subpulchrella strain 33 F10 #4 breed RU33 chromosome 2R, RU_Dsub_v1.1 Primary Assembly, whole genome shotgun sequence encodes:
- the LOC119551921 gene encoding uncharacterized protein LOC119551921 isoform X2, with translation MLKSILILKDEELDGAGGDGAEEEGSRPKKNVTFNRVVEHFCYSDNLTSWKRHLMSDNDLRRSMPPESKTYFAKH, from the exons ATGCTCAAGTCCatcttaattttaaaagacgAGGAATTGGATGGGGCCGGAGGTGACGGTGCCGAAGAGGAGGGGTCGAGGCCCAAGAAGAACGTGACCTTCAACAGGGTGGTGGAGCACTTCTGCTACTCGGATAACTTGACCAGCTGGAAGAGACACCTGATGTCCGACAACGACTTG CGCCGAAGCATGCCGCCAGAGTCGAAAACTTACTTCGCGAAGCACTAA
- the LOC119551919 gene encoding trypsin alpha-3 — MFLQIVTLLALLAITNGAVIPLGLEPQSPQDGRIVGGTATSIEEHPWQVSLQRSGAHFCGGSIISSNIIVTAAHCLDSPTTVSNLQIRAGSNKRTYGGVLIQVAAMKAHEGYNYQTKVNDIGVVRLQSSLTFGSTIKAIAMATATPAHGSAASISGWGKTSYSGGSSSATLLYANTKIVGRSQCASSTYGYGSSVMATMICAAAANTDACQGDSGGPLVSGGQLVGIVSWGRECALANYPGVFANVAELRDWVLQAQKTV; from the coding sequence ATGTTCCTGCAGATTGTCACTTTGCTAGCCCTGTTGGCCATCACGAATGGCGCAGTCATCCCCCTGGGTCTGGAACCCCAATCTCCGCAGGATGGCAGGATCGTAGGCGGCACAGCCACTTCGATTGAGGAACATCCCTGGCAGGTTTCCCTTCAGCGTTCCGGAGCGCATTTCTGCGGAGGGTCAATcatcagcagcaacatcatTGTGACCGCCGCCCACTGCCTGGACTCCCCAACCACGGTGTCCAACCTCCAGATCAGAGCGGGATCCAACAAGCGAACCTACGGAGGCGTTCTCATCCAGGTCGCTGCCATGAAGGCGCACGAGGGATACAACTACCAGACCAAGGTCAACGATATCGGTGTGGTGCGCCTGCAGTCGTCGCTGACCTTTGGCTCCACCATCAAGGCCATTGCGATGGCTACTGCGACGCCAGCCCACGGATCAGCGGCCAGCATCTCGGGCTGGGGCAAGACCTCCTACTCCGGCGGCTCCTCCTCGGCGACGCTGCTCTATGCGAACACCAAAATAGTGGGGCGTTCGCAGTGCGCCAGCTCCACGTACGGATACGGTTCCTCCGTCATGGCGACCATGATCTGTGCAGCGGCGGCGAACACGGATGCTTGCCAGGGCGACTCTGGCGGGCCTCTGGTATCCGGAGGCCAACTGGTGGGCATCGTCTCCTGGGGACGGGAGTGCGCCCTCGCCAATTATCCCGGCGTTTTCGCCAACGTGGCCGAACTGCGGGATTGGGTCCTCCAGGCCCAGAAGACTGTCTAG
- the LOC119551921 gene encoding uncharacterized protein LOC119551921 isoform X1 produces the protein MSEEQPTNSMLKSILILKDEELDGAGGDGAEEEGSRPKKNVTFNRVVEHFCYSDNLTSWKRHLMSDNDLRRSMPPESKTYFAKH, from the exons ATGTCAGAGGAACAGCCGACGAACTCGATGCTCAAGTCCatcttaattttaaaagacgAGGAATTGGATGGGGCCGGAGGTGACGGTGCCGAAGAGGAGGGGTCGAGGCCCAAGAAGAACGTGACCTTCAACAGGGTGGTGGAGCACTTCTGCTACTCGGATAACTTGACCAGCTGGAAGAGACACCTGATGTCCGACAACGACTTG CGCCGAAGCATGCCGCCAGAGTCGAAAACTTACTTCGCGAAGCACTAA